A window from Burkholderiales bacterium encodes these proteins:
- the alaS gene encoding alanine--tRNA ligase, which produces MKSSEIRSRFLQYFESKGHTIVPSSPLVPANDPTLLFTNSGMVQFKDVFLGNEKRPYVRAATAQRCVRAGGKHNDLENVGYTARHHTFFEMLGNFSFGDYFKREAIHYAWDLLINHFKIPPERTWITVYQDDDEAYDVWVKEIGVPADRVTRIGDKPGGQKYQSDNFWAMGDTGPCGPCSEIFYDHGPEVPGGPPGSPEAEGDRYIEIWNLVFMQFNRDEQGVLHPLPKPSVDTGMGLERIAAVLQGVHSNYEIDLFRDLIRAAARETGASDLASNSLKVIADHIRACAFLIVDGVIPGNEGRGYVLRRIIRRAIRHGYKLGQKRPFFHRLVDDLARVMGDAYPELPAAKDRVAAILKQEEERFAETLENGMRVLEQALARSEDKMLDGETVFQLYDTYGFPVDLTADIARERNVLVDYAGFEAAMQRQRERARAASRFQMGASVDYAGRPTEFHGYDTLKLEATVVALYKEGTQTEEIQSGDSAVVVLDRTPFYAESGGQVGDRGELAGVNGTFAVEDTQKIQAEVFGHKGTMKTGRLRVGDKVTATVDAWARHHAMWNHSATHLLHAALRQVLGPHVQQKGSLVDPYKTRFDFSHPAPLTPEQIRQVEQLVNEQIRRNIEVSARIMKFDEAMKAGALAFFGDKYGDEVRVIGMGDFSTELCGGTHVKRTGDIGLFKIVSETGVAAGIRRIEAVTADAALEYVQKQQAQLETIAGLLKTSPQEVPQKIAQIVENVKQLEKELNRFKSRLAASQSDDLAAQAMDVKGVKVVAATIDGAGAPALREAVDKLKEKLKSAIVVLGSVEGQKVTLIAGVTPDLTGKVKAGELVNYVASQVGGKGGGRPDLAQAGGNDPAKLPAALKGVTSWVQERL; this is translated from the coding sequence ATGAAAAGCAGCGAAATCCGAAGCAGGTTCCTGCAGTACTTCGAATCCAAGGGCCACACCATCGTGCCCTCGAGCCCCCTCGTGCCCGCAAACGATCCCACGCTGCTCTTCACCAATTCGGGCATGGTCCAGTTCAAGGACGTCTTTCTCGGCAACGAGAAGCGCCCCTACGTGCGCGCCGCCACGGCCCAGCGCTGCGTGCGCGCCGGCGGCAAGCACAACGACCTGGAGAACGTGGGCTACACCGCGCGGCACCACACCTTTTTCGAGATGCTGGGCAACTTCAGCTTCGGCGACTACTTCAAGCGGGAGGCGATCCACTACGCCTGGGACCTGCTCATCAACCACTTCAAGATCCCGCCGGAGCGCACCTGGATCACCGTGTACCAGGACGACGACGAGGCCTATGACGTGTGGGTGAAGGAGATCGGCGTCCCCGCCGACCGAGTCACCCGCATCGGCGACAAGCCCGGGGGGCAGAAGTACCAGAGCGACAACTTCTGGGCCATGGGGGACACGGGCCCGTGCGGGCCGTGCTCGGAGATCTTTTACGACCACGGACCGGAAGTGCCCGGCGGCCCGCCGGGCAGCCCCGAGGCCGAGGGCGACCGCTACATCGAGATCTGGAACCTGGTGTTCATGCAGTTCAACCGGGACGAGCAGGGGGTGCTGCACCCTCTGCCCAAGCCCAGCGTGGACACGGGCATGGGGCTCGAGCGCATCGCGGCGGTGCTCCAGGGCGTGCATTCCAACTACGAGATCGACCTGTTCCGGGACTTGATCCGGGCGGCGGCCCGGGAGACGGGCGCCTCGGATCTCGCGAGCAACTCCCTCAAGGTCATCGCCGACCACATCCGCGCCTGCGCCTTCCTGATCGTGGACGGGGTGATCCCGGGCAACGAAGGCCGCGGCTACGTGCTGCGCCGGATCATCCGGCGGGCGATCCGCCACGGCTACAAGCTGGGACAAAAGCGGCCCTTCTTCCATCGCCTGGTGGATGATTTGGCGCGGGTGATGGGCGACGCCTATCCGGAGCTGCCGGCGGCCAAGGACCGGGTCGCGGCCATCCTCAAGCAGGAGGAGGAACGCTTCGCCGAGACGCTGGAAAACGGCATGCGGGTGCTGGAGCAGGCGCTGGCCCGCAGCGAGGACAAGATGCTGGACGGAGAGACCGTGTTCCAGCTCTACGACACCTACGGCTTCCCGGTGGACCTCACCGCGGACATCGCCCGGGAGCGCAACGTGCTGGTGGACTACGCCGGGTTCGAGGCGGCCATGCAGCGCCAGCGGGAGCGGGCCCGGGCCGCTTCCCGGTTCCAGATGGGGGCGAGCGTGGACTACGCCGGCCGGCCCACCGAGTTCCACGGCTACGACACCTTGAAGCTGGAGGCCACGGTGGTGGCTCTGTACAAGGAGGGCACCCAGACCGAGGAGATCCAGTCGGGGGATTCCGCCGTGGTGGTGCTGGACCGCACCCCCTTCTACGCCGAGTCCGGCGGCCAGGTGGGGGACCGGGGGGAGCTCGCGGGGGTGAACGGGACCTTCGCCGTGGAGGACACCCAGAAGATCCAGGCGGAGGTCTTCGGCCACAAGGGGACGATGAAGACCGGCCGGCTCCGGGTGGGTGACAAGGTGACGGCCACGGTGGACGCCTGGGCGCGCCACCACGCCATGTGGAACCACTCGGCTACCCACCTGCTTCACGCGGCCCTGCGCCAAGTCCTGGGGCCCCACGTGCAGCAGAAGGGCTCCCTGGTGGACCCCTACAAGACCCGGTTCGATTTCTCCCACCCCGCGCCCCTCACCCCGGAGCAGATCCGCCAGGTGGAGCAACTGGTGAACGAGCAGATCCGGCGCAACATCGAGGTATCGGCGCGAATCATGAAGTTCGACGAGGCCATGAAGGCCGGGGCGCTGGCCTTCTTCGGCGACAAGTACGGAGACGAGGTGCGGGTGATCGGCATGGGGGATTTTTCCACCGAGCTGTGCGGCGGCACCCACGTGAAGCGCACCGGCGACATCGGGCTGTTCAAGATCGTCTCCGAGACCGGGGTCGCGGCCGGCATCCGCCGCATCGAGGCGGTGACCGCGGACGCGGCCCTGGAGTACGTGCAGAAGCAGCAGGCGCAACTGGAAACCATCGCCGGCCTGCTTAAGACTTCGCCCCAGGAAGTACCGCAGAAGATTGCCCAGATCGTGGAGAACGTGAAGCAGTTGGAGAAGGAGTTGAACCGCTTCAAGTCCAGGCTCGCCGCCTCCCAGAGCGACGACCTGGCCGCCCAGGCCATGGACGTGAAGGGCGTCAAGGTGGTGGCGGCCACCATCGACGGTGCCGGCGCGCCGGCGCTGCGGGAGGCGGTGGACAAGCTCAAGGAGAAACTGAAGAGCGCCATCGTGGTGCTGGGTTCGGTGGAAGGCCAGAAAGTGACCTTGATCGCCGGCGTCACCCCGGATCTGACCGGCAAGGTGAAGGCCGGGGAGCTGGTGAACTACGTGGCGAGCCAGGTGGGCGGGAAAGGGGGGGGTAGGCCGGACCTGGCCCAAGCGGGGGGCAACGATCCTGCGAAGCTGCCTGCGGCGCTGAAGGGGGTCACTTCGTGGGTGCAGGAGCGGCTTTGA
- a CDS encoding alpha/beta hydrolase, which produces MNRSLVPPIAYRPSRWLPGGHLQTLYAALLCPRPSVRLQRTRWDTPDGDFVDLDWLDAPGTGPLIVLFHGLEGCSRSHYAQALLFEAERWGWRGVVAHFRGCSGELNRRPRAYHSGDTEHVDWVLHRLKNQEPGAPLFAVGVSLGGNALLKWLGERGPSARSVVRAAAAASVPFDLAAAGRRLAKGFNRVYTRHFLRSLKRKSLEKLERFPGLYPADRVRRARTFEAFDDVVTAPLHGFRDADDYWARASSKPHLARIAVPTLIVHARDDPFLPQWAVPRPAEVSPAVTLEVLATGGHAGFVCGPFPGHLQWLPRRMLGFFAGHAPVEPAGRVGVTSREDAPLP; this is translated from the coding sequence GTGAACCGATCGCTCGTGCCGCCTATCGCCTACCGGCCGTCCCGCTGGCTCCCGGGGGGCCATCTCCAGACCCTCTACGCCGCGCTCCTGTGCCCCAGGCCTTCGGTGCGGCTCCAGCGCACCCGCTGGGACACCCCCGACGGAGATTTCGTGGACCTGGACTGGCTCGATGCCCCCGGCACGGGGCCTCTGATCGTGCTGTTCCACGGGCTCGAGGGCTGCTCCCGCAGCCACTACGCCCAAGCCCTCCTCTTTGAAGCGGAGCGCTGGGGCTGGCGGGGGGTGGTGGCCCACTTCCGCGGCTGCAGCGGCGAGCTCAACCGGCGGCCCCGGGCCTACCACTCGGGGGACACGGAGCACGTGGACTGGGTGCTCCATCGCCTGAAAAACCAAGAACCGGGCGCGCCGCTTTTCGCAGTGGGGGTGTCCCTGGGGGGCAACGCGCTCCTCAAGTGGCTGGGGGAGCGGGGCCCCAGCGCCCGTTCCGTGGTGCGAGCCGCGGCCGCCGCCTCGGTCCCCTTCGATCTGGCCGCCGCCGGCCGGCGGCTCGCAAAAGGATTCAACCGGGTCTACACCCGCCACTTTCTCCGCTCGCTCAAGCGAAAAAGCCTGGAAAAGCTGGAACGCTTTCCCGGACTCTACCCCGCGGACCGGGTCCGGCGGGCGCGCACGTTTGAAGCCTTCGACGACGTGGTGACGGCACCGCTCCACGGCTTCCGGGACGCGGACGACTACTGGGCCCGGGCGAGTAGCAAGCCCCATCTGGCGCGGATCGCCGTGCCGACCCTCATCGTCCACGCCCGGGACGACCCCTTTCTTCCCCAATGGGCCGTACCCCGCCCCGCCGAGGTGTCCCCCGCCGTGACCCTGGAGGTGCTGGCGACCGGAGGGCACGCCGGATTCGTCTGCGGCCCCTTCCCCGGCCATCTGCAGTGGCTGCCCCGGCGGATGCTCGGGTTCTTCGCCGGGCACGCCCCCGTCGAGCCGGCGGGGCGAGTTGGAGTAACATCCCGGGAGGATGCGCCGCTTCCCTGA
- a CDS encoding UPF0056 inner membrane protein, with amino-acid sequence MEGLASWTDYTRFLVTLTAVLDPFFIVPFFLAFTAGWKPGERRRLARVITLTVAAVLTGFALAGEAVLQFMGGSLASFRVGGGLVLLLMALAMLNAEPGGIRQSQKEALEFDAHATGGVVPLAIPLLAGPGAISTVIIAVERGGFAHTLAILGCILAVCGLLWTVLQLAAPIGRRLGTTGLNVATRLLGLLLTAIAVETMAVGLKALFPGWAG; translated from the coding sequence ATGGAGGGGCTAGCGTCTTGGACCGACTATACCCGGTTCCTGGTCACCCTCACCGCGGTCCTTGATCCCTTTTTCATCGTCCCGTTCTTTCTCGCCTTCACCGCTGGCTGGAAACCGGGGGAACGCCGGCGCCTCGCCCGGGTGATCACCCTCACCGTAGCGGCGGTGCTCACCGGCTTCGCCCTGGCGGGGGAAGCGGTGCTCCAGTTCATGGGGGGGAGCCTCGCCTCTTTCCGGGTGGGAGGCGGCCTGGTGCTGCTGCTGATGGCCCTTGCCATGCTCAACGCCGAGCCCGGCGGCATCCGCCAGTCCCAGAAGGAAGCCCTGGAATTCGACGCCCACGCCACCGGCGGCGTGGTGCCCCTGGCCATCCCCCTGCTGGCGGGGCCGGGGGCCATCAGCACCGTCATCATCGCGGTGGAGCGGGGGGGATTCGCCCACACGCTCGCCATTCTCGGCTGCATCCTGGCGGTGTGCGGACTGCTCTGGACCGTGCTTCAGCTCGCCGCCCCCATCGGCCGGCGCCTGGGAACCACCGGCCTCAACGTGGCCACGCGGCTGCTAGGGTTGCTTCTCACCGCCATCGCCGTGGAAACCATGGCGGTGGGCTTGAAGGCCCTGTTCCCCGGCTGGGCGGGGTGA
- a CDS encoding hypothetical protein (possible pseudo, frameshifted), whose protein sequence is MRRFPETRNAPSGEDGAKAKGSKEGIAVTDYPKEIFKAYDVRGIVGKTLTPAIVEGIGQAIGSEARARGQKAVAIGRDGRLSGPELSRPWPRGSRRAAWT, encoded by the coding sequence ATGCGCCGCTTCCCTGAGACCCGAAACGCCCCCTCGGGCGAGGACGGTGCAAAGGCCAAAGGATCGAAGGAAGGAATCGCCGTGACGGACTACCCCAAGGAAATCTTCAAGGCCTACGACGTGCGCGGCATCGTGGGGAAAACCCTCACTCCTGCCATCGTGGAGGGCATCGGCCAGGCCATCGGCTCGGAAGCCCGGGCTCGCGGCCAGAAGGCGGTCGCGATTGGCCGGGACGGGCGGCTCTCCGGTCCCGAGCTCTCCCGGCCCTGGCCCAGGGGCTCGCGAAGAGCGGCGTGGACGTGA
- a CDS encoding C4-dicarboxylate ABC transporter substrate-binding protein produces the protein MVRKRLRISQLSGRDLLFAVAPLVVAVAAGLWLAYQFVKPAPPDTLVITTGDPEGGYHHFAQRYREILARDGVKLEIETSGGSLENVARLMNEDSPVEVGFVQGGTGSAANAPNLVSLGTMYYEPLWVFYRAPHEITRLTELRGKRIAVGGDLSGTRALALMLLAVNHATQPPTRLVFEGGNAATELLLQGKIDALFVVGSPEAPVIRRLLASPGVRLMSFDRAEAYTRRFPFLTQVVLPQGALDLARDLPARDVTLLAPSATLVAKDSLHPALAYLLLRAATEVHGEPGLFARPGEFPSGKDTDFPLSDEARRYYRSGPPFLQRYLPYWAANLVDRLWVMLLPIVALAIPLSRIVPPLYAWRVHSRIYKWYAKLKAVELDLEEERDPGKLRELLERLDAIEEAVNRIPMPLAYTDRLYTFRLHIHLVRRRIALALARERSDVLPID, from the coding sequence ATGGTTCGCAAGCGCCTGCGCATCTCCCAGCTCTCCGGCCGCGACCTGCTCTTCGCGGTGGCGCCCCTCGTCGTCGCCGTCGCCGCGGGGCTGTGGCTCGCCTATCAGTTCGTGAAGCCCGCGCCCCCGGACACCCTGGTGATCACCACCGGCGATCCGGAAGGCGGTTACCACCATTTCGCCCAGCGCTACCGGGAAATCCTCGCCCGGGACGGGGTCAAGCTGGAGATCGAGACGTCCGGCGGCTCGCTGGAAAACGTGGCGCGGCTGATGAACGAAGACTCGCCCGTGGAAGTGGGTTTCGTCCAGGGCGGCACTGGTTCGGCGGCCAACGCGCCCAACTTGGTGTCGCTGGGGACCATGTATTACGAGCCGTTGTGGGTGTTTTACCGGGCACCGCACGAGATCACCCGCCTCACCGAGTTGCGCGGCAAGCGCATCGCGGTGGGCGGCGATCTTTCCGGCACCCGGGCGCTGGCCCTCATGCTCCTGGCGGTGAACCATGCCACCCAGCCCCCCACCCGACTCGTGTTCGAAGGGGGCAACGCGGCCACCGAGCTCCTGCTCCAGGGGAAAATCGACGCCTTGTTTGTGGTGGGCTCCCCCGAAGCCCCCGTGATCCGGCGGCTGCTCGCGTCCCCGGGCGTGCGGCTCATGAGCTTCGACCGGGCGGAAGCCTACACCCGCCGCTTCCCCTTCCTCACCCAGGTGGTGCTGCCCCAAGGGGCCCTCGACCTGGCCCGGGATCTTCCCGCGAGGGACGTGACCCTCCTCGCCCCCTCGGCGACCCTGGTGGCCAAGGATAGCCTGCACCCGGCCCTCGCCTACCTGCTGCTGCGGGCCGCCACCGAGGTCCACGGAGAGCCGGGCCTCTTCGCCCGCCCCGGGGAATTCCCGTCGGGAAAAGACACGGACTTTCCCTTGAGCGACGAGGCCCGGCGCTACTATCGCTCCGGCCCGCCTTTCCTCCAGCGCTATCTTCCCTACTGGGCGGCCAACCTGGTGGACCGCCTGTGGGTGATGCTTTTGCCCATCGTGGCCCTGGCCATCCCGCTTTCCCGCATCGTGCCACCCCTTTACGCCTGGCGGGTGCACTCGCGCATCTACAAGTGGTACGCCAAGCTCAAGGCGGTGGAGCTGGACCTGGAGGAGGAACGGGACCCGGGCAAGCTGCGGGAATTACTGGAGCGACTGGACGCCATCGAGGAGGCGGTCAACCGCATCCCCATGCCCCTCGCCTACACCGACCGGCTCTACACGTTTCGCCTTCACATCCACCTGGTGCGCCGGCGCATCGCGCTGGCACTGGCGCGGGAAAGAAGCGATGTCCTGCCCATCGATTAA
- a CDS encoding putative phenylacetic acid degradation-related protein: MADKESTSRTFRRPEVTVEALNRRSPGHLPGLVGMEVLQVEEGRLEARLSVRPELMATNGFLHAATVIALADTSCGYATLAHLPEGASSFTTIELKANLLGTVREGGIRSVAQAQHLGKSTQVWDAVVTDEGTGRKIALFRCTEMILYPKE; encoded by the coding sequence ATGGCGGACAAGGAATCGACGAGCAGGACTTTTCGGCGCCCGGAGGTGACCGTGGAGGCGCTCAACCGACGCAGCCCCGGCCATCTCCCGGGGCTGGTGGGCATGGAAGTGCTACAGGTGGAGGAGGGCCGGCTGGAGGCGCGGCTCTCGGTGCGGCCCGAGCTCATGGCCACCAACGGCTTTCTCCACGCGGCGACGGTGATCGCCCTGGCGGACACCTCCTGCGGCTATGCGACCCTGGCCCACCTGCCGGAGGGGGCGAGCAGCTTCACCACCATCGAGCTCAAGGCCAACCTCCTGGGCACGGTGCGGGAGGGGGGCATCCGCTCGGTCGCCCAGGCCCAGCACCTGGGCAAGAGCACCCAGGTGTGGGACGCGGTGGTGACCGATGAGGGCACCGGGCGCAAGATCGCGCTCTTCCGCTGCACCGAGATGATCCTCTACCCGAAGGAATAG
- the recA gene encoding protein RecA, with protein sequence MDDHKSKALAAALSQIEKQFGKGSIMRMGEAEVARDIQVVSTGSLGLDIALGVGGLPRGRIVEIYGPESSGKTTLALQVIAEAQKQGGIAAFIDAEHALDPVYAGKLGVDVGNLLISQPDSGEQALEIADMLVRSGSVDVVVVDSVAALTPRAELEGEMGEPQMGLQARLMSQALRKLTANIKRSNTLVVFINQIRMKIGVMFGNPETTTGGNALKFYASVRIDIRRTGSIKRGDEVIGNETRAKVVKNKVAPPFRQADFDILYGEGISREGEIVDLGVNYRVLEKSGAWYAYNGEKIGQGKDNCREYLKEHPEIAREIEMKIREAAGVKAPEAEAATA encoded by the coding sequence ATGGACGACCACAAGAGCAAGGCGTTGGCGGCGGCGCTGTCGCAGATCGAAAAACAGTTCGGCAAGGGCTCCATCATGCGCATGGGGGAGGCCGAGGTGGCCCGGGATATTCAAGTGGTGTCCACCGGCTCCCTCGGGCTCGATATCGCGTTGGGGGTGGGCGGGCTGCCCCGGGGCCGGATCGTGGAGATCTACGGTCCGGAATCCTCGGGCAAGACGACCCTGGCGCTCCAGGTGATCGCGGAAGCGCAAAAGCAAGGCGGCATCGCCGCCTTCATCGACGCGGAGCACGCCCTCGACCCCGTCTATGCCGGCAAGCTGGGCGTGGACGTGGGCAATCTCCTCATTTCCCAACCGGATTCCGGCGAGCAGGCGCTGGAGATCGCCGACATGCTGGTGCGCTCGGGCAGCGTGGACGTGGTGGTGGTGGACTCGGTGGCGGCCCTCACGCCCCGGGCGGAGCTGGAGGGGGAGATGGGCGAGCCCCAGATGGGCCTCCAGGCCCGGCTCATGTCCCAGGCGCTGCGCAAGCTTACCGCCAACATCAAGCGCTCCAACACCCTGGTGGTCTTCATCAACCAGATCCGGATGAAGATCGGGGTCATGTTCGGCAACCCGGAGACCACCACCGGCGGCAACGCCCTCAAGTTCTACGCCTCGGTGCGCATCGACATCCGGCGCACCGGATCCATCAAGCGGGGCGACGAGGTGATCGGCAACGAGACCCGGGCCAAGGTGGTCAAAAACAAAGTAGCGCCGCCCTTCCGCCAGGCGGACTTCGACATCCTCTACGGCGAAGGCATCTCCCGGGAAGGGGAGATCGTGGACCTGGGGGTGAACTACCGGGTGCTGGAGAAGTCCGGCGCCTGGTACGCCTACAACGGAGAAAAAATCGGCCAGGGCAAGGACAACTGCCGGGAGTACCTGAAGGAGCATCCCGAGATTGCCCGGGAGATCGAGATGAAGATCCGGGAGGCGGCCGGGGTGAAGGCGCCCGAAGCGGAGGCGGCCACGGCCTGA
- the pncC gene encoding nicotinamide-nucleotide amidohydrolase PncC, with protein sequence MDAKLLRLAEEAGRALQGVGWMLATAESCTGGGIAQAVTAVPGASAWFDRGFVVYSNAAKEELLGVRPSTLATHGAVSEETVREMAEGALERSRAQVAVAVSGIAGPTGGTREKPVGTVCIAWAVREGPTRVETRRFPGDRGAVRRQAVEAALEGIARCARGGG encoded by the coding sequence ATGGACGCGAAACTCCTGCGGCTAGCGGAGGAAGCGGGCCGAGCCCTCCAGGGGGTGGGCTGGATGCTGGCCACCGCCGAGTCCTGCACCGGGGGCGGGATCGCCCAAGCGGTGACCGCCGTGCCCGGCGCTTCGGCCTGGTTCGACCGGGGCTTCGTCGTCTATTCGAACGCGGCCAAGGAGGAGCTGCTGGGCGTGCGCCCGAGCACCCTGGCGACCCACGGCGCGGTGTCGGAAGAGACGGTGCGGGAGATGGCGGAAGGGGCCCTCGAGCGCAGCCGCGCCCAGGTGGCGGTGGCGGTGAGCGGCATCGCCGGCCCCACCGGCGGCACGCGGGAGAAGCCGGTGGGCACGGTGTGCATCGCCTGGGCGGTCCGGGAGGGTCCCACCCGGGTCGAAACCCGCCGCTTCCCCGGCGACCGGGGAGCGGTGCGCCGGCAGGCGGTGGAAGCGGCCCTGGAGGGGATCGCGCGCTGCGCCCGAGGCGGCGGATGA
- a CDS encoding phosphatidylglycerophosphatase A, with product MTTSADSGRAPSWRELGGDPAQLIAFGFGLGKIPAAPGTFASLAMLPVYQWLAPRMDAASLLALAAVMFLLGVWACDRAGRALGASDHGGMVWDEMTAFLLVLSFTPPAPLWQAFAFILFRLFDVLKPPPIRRLERRFQNGFGVMLDDVIAAFYTLLALAAWRALTG from the coding sequence TTGACCACTTCCGCTGACTCGGGAAGAGCGCCTTCCTGGCGCGAGCTAGGGGGGGACCCGGCCCAGCTCATCGCCTTCGGTTTCGGACTGGGCAAGATCCCCGCGGCCCCGGGCACCTTCGCCAGCCTGGCCATGCTGCCGGTCTACCAGTGGCTTGCGCCGAGAATGGACGCCGCCTCGTTGCTTGCTCTGGCGGCGGTCATGTTCCTCCTGGGCGTGTGGGCGTGCGACCGGGCGGGCCGCGCCTTGGGAGCGTCCGACCATGGCGGCATGGTATGGGACGAGATGACGGCGTTTTTGCTGGTGCTCTCTTTCACGCCGCCGGCGCCCCTCTGGCAGGCGTTCGCTTTTATCCTCTTTCGTCTGTTCGACGTGCTGAAGCCCCCGCCCATCCGCCGCCTGGAGCGGCGGTTCCAGAACGGTTTCGGGGTCATGTTGGACGACGTGATCGCGGCGTTCTACACGCTTCTCGCCCTGGCGGCCTGGCGGGCTCTCACGGGGTAG
- the pgm gene encoding phosphoglucomutase (possible pseudo, frameshifted) — translation MIDVGRVATPVLYFATYDLGTHSGVMITGSHNPPDYNGLKIVLGGETLAGEAIQALRLRLERGELTSGEGTYRTHDIREAYFGRITGDVKLARRMKIAVDCGNGVAGAFAPELYRRLGCEVIELFCEVDGTFPNHHPDPSVPANLEDLKRTLAATDAELGLAFDGDGDRLGVVTKDGRIVYPDRLLMLFAADVLSRNPGAQVIFDVKSTRHLAPWIERHGGRPVLCRTGHSFIKAKLRETGGLLAGEMSGHFFFKERWYGFDDGLYAGARLLEYLSKQKDVTGTLHAIPDAVSTPELQLKLEEGENYALIEKLQKTARFPGAEQVITLDGLRVEYQDGFGLARASNTTPVVVLRFEAESETALKRIQEEFRRVILEAKPDARLPF, via the coding sequence GTGATCGACGTGGGTCGGGTAGCGACCCCCGTGCTCTATTTCGCCACCTACGATCTTGGAACCCATTCTGGCGTCATGATCACGGGCAGCCACAACCCTCCGGATTACAACGGGCTCAAGATCGTGCTGGGCGGCGAAACCCTAGCCGGGGAGGCGATCCAGGCGCTGCGGCTGCGGCTGGAGCGGGGAGAGCTCACGAGCGGCGAGGGAACGTACCGCACCCACGACATCCGGGAAGCCTATTTCGGTCGCATCACCGGCGACGTGAAGCTCGCGCGCCGGATGAAGATCGCCGTGGATTGCGGCAACGGGGTGGCCGGCGCCTTCGCCCCCGAGCTCTACCGGCGGCTCGGCTGCGAAGTGATCGAGCTCTTCTGCGAGGTGGACGGCACCTTCCCCAACCATCATCCCGACCCCTCCGTGCCGGCCAACCTGGAGGACTTGAAACGCACCCTGGCCGCCACCGACGCCGAGCTGGGGCTCGCCTTCGACGGGGACGGGGACCGGCTGGGGGTGGTCACCAAGGACGGCCGCATCGTCTATCCCGATCGTCTGCTGATGCTGTTCGCCGCCGACGTGCTTTCCCGCAATCCCGGCGCCCAGGTGATCTTCGACGTGAAATCCACCCGCCACCTGGCGCCCTGGATCGAGCGCCACGGGGGACGCCCGGTCCTGTGCCGGACCGGCCACTCCTTCATCAAGGCCAAGCTGCGGGAGACCGGGGGCCTGCTCGCCGGCGAGATGAGCGGCCATTTCTTCTTCAAGGAGCGCTGGTACGGGTTCGACGACGGGCTCTACGCCGGCGCCCGGCTCCTCGAGTACCTGTCCAAGCAGAAGGACGTGACGGGAACGCTCCACGCCATCCCCGACGCGGTCTCCACCCCGGAGCTGCAGCTCAAGCTTGAGGAGGGGGAGAACTACGCCCTGATCGAGAAGCTGCAGAAAACCGCCCGCTTCCCCGGGGCGGAACAGGTCATCACCCTGGACGGGCTGCGGGTCGAGTACCAGGACGGCTTCGGACTCGCCCGCGCTTCCAACACCACGCCCGTGGTGGTATTGCGCTTCGAGGCGGAGAGCGAGACCGCCCTCAAAAGGATCCAGGAGGAATTCCGCCGGGTGATCCTGGAAGCGAAGCCCGACGCCCGGTTGCCGTTCTGA
- the thiL gene encoding thiamine-monophosphate kinase, whose protein sequence is MVSEFDLIRRFFTHPAPGTVLGVGDDAALMKPTPGQELVVSTDMLVAGRHFFLDADPEKLGRKALAVNLSDLAAMGAEPRWALLALALPEPDEEWVGAFARGFMDLAAQFRVDLVGGDTTHGPLNVCVTVLGEVPDGEALRRDGAKAGDDIWVSGTVGDAALALVHLQRRLTLDPHDAAFCLARLDTPVPRVALGMALRGIAHAAIDVSDGLAQDLGHLLERSEVGAVLEFSRLPRSAVMARLADRRLAAQCMLAGGDDYELLFTAPPGVRRLIEDLGRELGLPLTPIGRITQSRGLAIRGEDGAPITLERMGFDHFR, encoded by the coding sequence ATGGTTTCCGAGTTCGACCTGATACGCCGCTTTTTTACCCATCCCGCCCCCGGCACCGTGCTGGGCGTGGGGGACGATGCGGCCCTCATGAAACCGACCCCCGGCCAGGAGCTGGTGGTGTCCACGGACATGCTGGTGGCCGGGCGGCATTTCTTCCTCGACGCCGATCCCGAGAAGCTGGGCCGCAAGGCCCTCGCGGTGAACCTCTCGGACCTGGCCGCCATGGGAGCGGAGCCCCGCTGGGCCCTGCTGGCCCTGGCCCTGCCCGAGCCTGACGAGGAGTGGGTGGGTGCGTTCGCCCGGGGTTTCATGGACCTGGCGGCCCAATTCCGCGTGGACCTGGTGGGGGGCGACACCACCCACGGACCCCTCAACGTGTGCGTCACGGTGCTGGGCGAGGTGCCGGACGGGGAAGCGCTGCGGCGCGACGGGGCCAAGGCAGGCGATGACATCTGGGTATCGGGGACCGTGGGCGACGCGGCCCTGGCGCTGGTCCATCTGCAGCGGCGCCTCACCCTTGACCCCCACGACGCGGCCTTCTGTCTCGCCCGGCTGGACACGCCCGTACCCCGGGTGGCGCTGGGCATGGCCTTGCGCGGCATCGCCCACGCCGCCATCGACGTGTCGGATGGCCTCGCCCAGGATCTGGGGCACCTCCTGGAACGCTCGGAGGTGGGCGCCGTCCTGGAATTCTCCCGTCTGCCCCGCTCGGCAGTGATGGCGCGCCTCGCCGACCGCCGGCTCGCCGCCCAATGCATGCTGGCGGGAGGCGACGACTACGAGCTGCTATTCACCGCCCCGCCGGGAGTTCGCCGGCTGATCGAGGACCTAGGACGGGAGCTGGGGCTGCCCCTCACCCCCATCGGACGCATCACGCAGTCGCGCGGCCTTGCCATTCGGGGGGAGGACGGCGCGCCGATTACCCTGGAGAGGATGGGGTTTGACCACTTCCGCTGA